In a genomic window of Agrobacterium tumefaciens:
- a CDS encoding muconate/chloromuconate family cycloisomerase: MSEIVTKLNPKSSGFPAVERIETLIVDLPTIRPHKLSVTTMTGQTLMLVKVYCSDGVCGMGEGTTIGGLAYGGESPESMKLAIDSYFAPVMIGQDATRVQLLMARIGKMVKENRFAKSAVETALLDAHGKRVGLPVSELLGGRQRDRLPVAWTLASGDTERDIAEAEMMLDLRRHRVFKLKIGAKGLHEDVAHVAAIKRVLGDRGSVRVDLNMAWSETEATYGIAALADAGCELVEQPVASANALFRLMRRFPVALMADEILTGPASAHDIARVNGADVFAVKIEQSGGLFNAQRVAAIADSAGIELYGGTMLEGAVSTIASAQVFATFANLQWGTELFGPLLLTEEILVEPLDYSEFSLSIPTGPGLGIELDNERVAFFARDGLRKTISIAG, translated from the coding sequence ATGAGCGAGATAGTCACCAAGCTAAACCCAAAATCTTCCGGCTTCCCCGCGGTCGAACGGATCGAAACATTGATTGTCGATCTGCCCACAATTCGACCGCACAAATTATCGGTCACAACTATGACCGGCCAGACGCTTATGCTGGTGAAGGTTTACTGCAGCGACGGCGTCTGTGGGATGGGCGAAGGAACAACCATTGGCGGACTAGCCTATGGAGGTGAGAGTCCAGAGAGCATGAAGCTTGCCATTGATAGCTATTTTGCGCCGGTTATGATTGGCCAAGATGCAACGCGCGTCCAGCTCTTGATGGCTCGCATCGGGAAAATGGTGAAGGAAAACCGTTTCGCGAAAAGTGCTGTGGAGACGGCACTTCTTGATGCTCATGGCAAGCGCGTCGGTTTGCCTGTCAGTGAACTGCTGGGCGGGCGTCAGCGCGACCGGCTCCCGGTTGCATGGACACTTGCGTCCGGTGACACAGAGCGGGACATTGCTGAAGCCGAGATGATGCTCGATCTTCGCCGCCACCGAGTTTTCAAACTGAAGATCGGAGCGAAAGGATTACACGAGGATGTCGCCCATGTTGCCGCGATCAAGCGGGTACTTGGTGACCGGGGTTCGGTGCGTGTTGATCTAAACATGGCTTGGAGCGAGACCGAAGCGACATACGGTATTGCGGCATTGGCCGATGCGGGTTGCGAGCTCGTGGAGCAGCCAGTGGCGTCCGCAAATGCTCTTTTTCGTCTTATGCGTCGCTTCCCAGTGGCGCTCATGGCCGATGAAATACTCACGGGACCTGCTTCAGCTCACGACATCGCGCGTGTGAACGGTGCGGATGTGTTCGCGGTCAAGATCGAACAGAGCGGAGGCCTTTTCAATGCGCAACGAGTCGCGGCTATCGCCGATTCGGCCGGGATCGAGCTCTATGGTGGCACTATGCTTGAGGGTGCGGTTAGCACGATAGCCTCGGCACAGGTCTTTGCCACGTTCGCCAATCTGCAATGGGGAACGGAGCTCTTCGGTCCCTTGCTCTTGACTGAGGAAATACTGGTGGAGCCACTGGATTACAGTGAATTTTCGCTGTCGATTCCCACGGGTCCGGGACTTGGGATCGAGCTCGATAATGAGCGTGTCGCCTTCTTCGCCCGCGACGGTTTGCGCAAAACCATCAGTATCGCTGGATAG
- the catC gene encoding muconolactone Delta-isomerase produces MLFHVRMDVNIPRDVTANEANEIIAKEKAYSQALQQSGKWRHIWRIAGEYANFSIFDVQDNAELHEVLSGLPLFRFMKIEVTPLLRHPSSVREDDS; encoded by the coding sequence ATGCTTTTTCATGTCCGAATGGATGTCAATATTCCCCGGGACGTCACGGCGAATGAAGCAAACGAGATCATTGCCAAGGAAAAGGCCTATTCGCAGGCCTTGCAGCAAAGTGGGAAATGGCGACACATTTGGCGAATTGCGGGCGAATACGCAAATTTTAGCATCTTCGATGTTCAGGACAACGCGGAGCTACATGAGGTTCTCTCTGGCTTACCGCTTTTCCGCTTCATGAAGATCGAAGTGACACCATTGTTGCGGCATCCCTCCTCGGTCCGTGAAGACGATTCCTGA
- the catA gene encoding catechol 1,2-dioxygenase translates to MSVKIFNRPDIQEFLATVSGLDKHDGNTRIKQITNRIVSDLFEAIDDLNITPDEYWAGIAWLNEIGAAGQAGLISPGLGLDHFLDERLDAIDAELGIENPTPRTIEGPLYIAGAPVSTGYARLDDGSDENGHTLIMHGTVFGFDGNPLPGAKVEVWHCDTRGFYSHFDPTGKQAPFNMRRTIISDDKGRYKFQSILPSGYGVPPGSPTEKLLSSLGRHGQRPAHIHFFVSADGHRKLTTQINIEGDPLIHDDFAYATREGLIPSVIERTDEASIHANNLNAPFAEIVFDIRLTALVDGVDNQINEQRKRAAA, encoded by the coding sequence ATGAGCGTAAAAATTTTTAATCGCCCCGACATTCAGGAATTCCTGGCAACTGTCAGCGGTCTTGATAAACACGACGGTAACACGCGCATAAAGCAGATCACCAATCGGATTGTGTCCGATTTGTTCGAGGCAATTGATGACCTGAACATCACACCAGATGAATATTGGGCCGGGATCGCTTGGTTGAACGAAATCGGTGCGGCTGGACAGGCGGGTCTCATCTCGCCGGGCCTAGGCCTCGACCATTTCCTCGATGAACGACTTGACGCAATCGACGCGGAACTCGGGATCGAAAATCCGACCCCTCGAACGATCGAAGGACCGCTCTATATCGCAGGAGCACCGGTTTCTACCGGTTACGCTCGTCTCGATGACGGCAGTGACGAGAATGGCCATACACTTATTATGCACGGCACGGTGTTCGGCTTCGACGGTAATCCGTTGCCCGGCGCCAAGGTGGAAGTTTGGCATTGCGACACCCGTGGGTTCTACTCACATTTCGATCCGACCGGAAAGCAGGCGCCATTCAACATGCGCCGTACAATAATTAGCGACGACAAGGGGCGTTACAAGTTCCAGAGTATCCTGCCGAGTGGTTACGGCGTTCCTCCGGGAAGTCCGACAGAAAAGCTACTATCAAGCTTGGGACGTCATGGTCAGCGTCCAGCACATATCCACTTTTTCGTCAGTGCAGATGGTCACCGCAAGCTTACGACGCAAATTAATATTGAGGGGGATCCGTTAATCCATGATGATTTTGCCTACGCAACGCGTGAGGGCCTGATCCCTTCGGTGATCGAGCGAACCGATGAGGCGAGTATTCATGCCAACAACTTAAATGCTCCGTTTGCCGAAATCGTTTTCGACATCCGCCTCACGGCTCTCGTCGACGGTGTTGACAATCAGATCAACGAACAGCGTAAGCGGGCTGCCGCCTGA
- the pcaD gene encoding 3-oxoadipate enol-lactonase gives MQSLDLASHTIHYRVDGDNGKKPWLLFCNSLGTDLRMWDPQVDSLSSDFRILRYDRRGHGRSTTPSTPFTIADLGNDVVALLDALNIEKTNFCGLSIGGLTGQWLAIHASQRLHRIVVCATAAKIGTMESWTARIEEVCNDGLQPLASATAERWFSPAFRVSNPAIVDAVLKSFGDTSEDGYVGCCAALATADLRADLAHIRHPLLAISGDRDPVCPPADLQALAVGASFGRHVSLPGRHIINIEAANSFNKVVRSFLLE, from the coding sequence TTGCAAAGTCTCGATCTTGCCAGCCACACAATTCATTATCGTGTCGATGGTGATAATGGGAAAAAGCCCTGGCTGTTATTTTGCAACTCGCTTGGAACCGATCTTCGCATGTGGGACCCACAGGTAGACTCCCTCTCAAGCGATTTTCGAATCCTGCGCTACGATCGCCGCGGTCATGGACGGTCGACCACTCCATCCACACCGTTTACCATCGCGGACCTTGGGAACGACGTGGTTGCGCTCCTTGACGCGCTCAATATCGAAAAAACGAATTTCTGTGGCCTGTCGATCGGCGGATTAACCGGCCAATGGTTGGCGATTCACGCTAGCCAGCGACTCCATAGGATTGTTGTCTGTGCGACGGCTGCAAAGATTGGTACGATGGAAAGCTGGACCGCCCGCATCGAGGAGGTCTGCAACGACGGTCTCCAACCATTAGCATCTGCCACTGCGGAACGATGGTTCTCGCCTGCATTTCGTGTTTCGAACCCGGCTATCGTGGATGCGGTATTAAAGTCTTTTGGTGACACGTCTGAGGACGGCTACGTGGGATGTTGTGCCGCACTTGCAACTGCCGATCTGCGAGCAGATCTTGCCCATATCAGGCATCCACTACTTGCCATTTCAGGTGACCGCGACCCTGTCTGCCCCCCAGCGGATCTTCAAGCACTTGCTGTGGGAGCCTCGTTTGGGCGTCACGTTTCGCTCCCCGGGAGGCATATTATTAATATCGAAGCGGCCAACAGTTTCAACAAAGTCGTACGGTCGTTCCTTTTAGAGTAG